A single window of Candidatus Dormiibacterota bacterium DNA harbors:
- the rpsB gene encoding 30S ribosomal protein S2 codes for MTSVTMKELLEAGVHFGHQTKRWNPKMREYIFGQRNGIYIINLQKTLIKFREALEFVLQESGQGGTILFVGTKRQAQETIAEEANRVGMPFVNVRWLGGTLTNYRTIKKRIERLRWLETFLEKPVEGRYSKKELLQLEKERVKLAKVLSGIKTLDRLPDALFVIDPKKEHIAVQEARKLDVPVVAVVDTNCDPEDIDYPIPGNDDAIRAIKLFASRVADAILDGRSVYEKQGEQESEGALAAAGGGGVVVAGMPALGEESPGRPSRRPSGGDSRRSAPRRKITGPRSEPPAAEVESAGSAEPEGGTVKVEGSAERTAVVPGGRATTD; via the coding sequence TTGACGTCGGTGACGATGAAGGAGCTCCTGGAGGCGGGTGTCCACTTCGGGCACCAGACCAAGAGGTGGAACCCGAAGATGCGCGAGTACATCTTCGGCCAGCGCAACGGCATCTACATCATCAATCTCCAGAAGACCCTCATCAAGTTCCGCGAGGCCCTCGAGTTCGTACTGCAGGAGTCGGGCCAGGGGGGGACGATCCTGTTCGTCGGCACCAAGCGACAGGCCCAGGAGACGATCGCCGAGGAAGCGAACCGCGTCGGCATGCCGTTCGTGAACGTGCGCTGGCTCGGCGGAACGCTCACCAACTACCGGACGATCAAGAAGCGCATCGAGCGGCTGCGGTGGCTCGAGACCTTCCTGGAGAAGCCGGTCGAGGGGCGCTATTCCAAGAAGGAGCTCCTTCAGCTCGAGAAGGAGCGCGTCAAGCTGGCGAAGGTCCTCTCGGGCATCAAGACGCTCGATCGCCTGCCGGACGCCCTCTTCGTGATCGACCCCAAGAAGGAGCACATCGCGGTCCAGGAGGCGCGCAAGCTCGATGTCCCGGTCGTCGCGGTGGTGGATACCAATTGCGATCCGGAGGACATCGACTACCCGATACCGGGCAACGACGACGCGATACGCGCCATCAAGCTGTTCGCGTCCCGCGTCGCCGACGCCATCCTGGACGGCCGCAGCGTCTACGAGAAGCAGGGGGAGCAGGAATCCGAAGGGGCCCTGGCGGCCGCGGGCGGAGGGGGCGTGGTCGTGGCCGGCATGCCGGCACTCGGCGAGGAGTCGCCCGGAAGACCGTCGCGTCGCCCGTCGGGCGGCGACAGCCGCCGCTCGGCGCCGCGTCGCAAGATCACCGGTCCCCGGAGCGAGCCGCCGGCGGCCGAGGTCGAGTCCGCGGGCTCCGCCGAACCGGAGGGCGGTACCGTGAAGGTCGAAGGATCGGCGGAGCGCACCGCCGTCGTTCCGGGCGGCCGCGCCACCACCGACTAG
- the rplM gene encoding 50S ribosomal protein L13, with amino-acid sequence MGTYVCKQAEADRKWVVVDAAGQTLGRLSTHVARILMGKHRPTYTPHADTGDFVVVVNAGKVRLTGRKAEKKFYRWHTGYPGGLKEVAAGRMLKTRPTRVIEWSVKGMLPKGSLGRRLGMKLKVYAGPNHPHQAQKPQVMSIPA; translated from the coding sequence ATGGGCACGTACGTCTGTAAACAAGCAGAGGCGGATCGCAAGTGGGTCGTGGTGGACGCGGCCGGGCAGACGCTCGGGCGCCTGTCCACGCACGTGGCGCGCATCCTGATGGGCAAGCACCGCCCCACCTACACGCCGCACGCCGACACCGGCGATTTCGTGGTGGTCGTCAACGCCGGGAAGGTTCGCCTGACCGGTCGCAAGGCCGAGAAGAAGTTCTATCGCTGGCACACCGGCTACCCCGGAGGCCTCAAGGAGGTCGCCGCGGGCCGTATGCTCAAGACCAGGCCGACCCGCGTCATCGAGTGGTCCGTCAAGGGCATGCTCCCGAAGGGGAGCCTCGGCCGGCGGCTCGGGATGAAGCTCAAGGTGTACGCCGGCCCGAACCATCCACACCAGGCCCAGAAGCCCCAGGTGATGTCGATCCCGGCCTGA
- the argF gene encoding ornithine carbamoyltransferase → MTSVDLISIHDLTREEVLEILDLALEVKKDPDAYGRALQRKTLAMIFEKPSLRTRVSFEAGMTQLGGHAINLGPADIAMGTRESVADIARTLSGMVDGIMARTFSHQAIVDLARHAAVPVINGLSDHLHPCQALADFLTVREVFGRCEGIRLAYVGDGNNVAHSLMYAGAKLGAHVRVATPPGYAPDPGVVSRALQDAASTGGSIKVGTDLGEAIASADVVYTDTWASMGQEAEHDERVRIFRSYQVNASVMAHASRGAVFMHCLPAHRGEEVTEDVFESKASVVFRQAANRLHAQKAVLLLLLGGESEGSRGRRTGSQADQT, encoded by the coding sequence ATGACGAGCGTCGATCTGATCTCGATCCACGATCTGACGCGCGAGGAGGTGCTGGAGATCCTCGACCTCGCCCTGGAGGTGAAGAAGGATCCCGACGCCTACGGCCGGGCCCTGCAACGGAAGACGCTGGCGATGATCTTCGAGAAGCCGTCCCTGCGCACGCGCGTCAGCTTCGAAGCGGGCATGACGCAGCTCGGAGGGCACGCCATCAACCTGGGGCCCGCCGACATTGCCATGGGAACGCGCGAAAGCGTCGCCGACATCGCCCGCACGCTCTCCGGCATGGTCGACGGCATCATGGCACGCACCTTCTCGCACCAGGCCATCGTCGACCTGGCCCGGCACGCCGCGGTTCCGGTCATCAACGGTCTCTCGGACCACCTGCATCCCTGCCAGGCGCTCGCCGACTTCCTGACCGTGCGCGAAGTGTTCGGGCGCTGTGAAGGGATCCGACTTGCGTACGTCGGGGACGGGAACAACGTGGCGCACTCGCTGATGTACGCCGGCGCCAAGCTCGGGGCGCACGTCCGCGTGGCCACGCCGCCCGGTTACGCACCCGATCCGGGCGTCGTGTCGCGGGCCCTCCAGGACGCCGCGTCCACGGGCGGCAGCATCAAGGTCGGCACCGATCTCGGGGAGGCGATCGCGTCCGCCGACGTGGTCTACACCGACACCTGGGCGAGCATGGGGCAGGAGGCGGAGCACGACGAGCGCGTCCGCATCTTCCGGTCCTACCAGGTGAACGCCTCCGTGATGGCCCATGCGAGCCGCGGGGCCGTGTTCATGCACTGCCTGCCCGCGCACCGGGGAGAGGAAGTCACCGAGGACGTCTTCGAGTCGAAGGCGTCGGTGGTCTTCCGCCAGGCCGCCAACCGGCTGCATGCCCAGAAGGCGGTCCTGCTCCTGCTCCTGGGCGGCGAATCGGAAGGATCTCGGGGCCGCAGGACAGGCTCCCAGGCAGATCAGACTTGA
- a CDS encoding cyclic 2,3-diphosphoglycerate synthase, producing the protein MSARRVLIMGAAGRDFHNFNLCYRDNRAFEVVGFTATQIPNISGRRYPAPLAGSLYPDGIPIYEEDRIEELIRTQSVDLVVFAYSDVSHAHVMHKGSQVVAAGADFVLLGFDATSLKSKKPVVSVCAVRTGAGKSQTTRRVCRKLLDQGRRVVAVRHPMPYGDLVKQRVQRFATFDDLDRHECTIEEREEYEPHLKNGTVVYAGVDYGAILQEAEGEADVIVWDGGNNDLPFYKPDVEIVVVDPHRPGHEIQYHPGEANFRRASCLIINKIDTADKKGIEDVKANIARYNPKALVVEAASPVTVEDPAAIRGKRVLVVEDGPTLTHGEMGYGAGVIAAQRFGAASIVDPRSAAVGSIAATFRKYPGIGTLLPAVGYGEKQMDELKQTIDKVDCDLVLIATPIDLRRAIHFEKPALRVTYELQEIGKPDLDDVLAKLP; encoded by the coding sequence ATGAGTGCACGACGTGTCCTGATCATGGGCGCGGCCGGCAGGGACTTCCACAACTTCAATCTCTGCTACCGGGACAACCGGGCCTTCGAGGTCGTCGGATTCACCGCGACCCAGATCCCGAACATCAGCGGAAGGCGGTACCCCGCGCCGCTGGCCGGGTCGCTCTATCCCGACGGCATCCCGATCTACGAAGAGGACCGGATCGAGGAGCTGATCCGCACGCAGTCGGTCGACCTGGTCGTGTTCGCGTACTCCGACGTGTCGCACGCGCACGTCATGCACAAGGGCTCGCAGGTGGTGGCCGCCGGCGCCGACTTCGTGCTCCTGGGGTTCGACGCCACTTCCTTGAAGTCGAAGAAGCCGGTCGTGTCGGTGTGCGCGGTGCGCACCGGCGCGGGCAAGAGCCAGACGACGCGCCGCGTCTGCAGGAAGCTCCTCGACCAGGGGAGGCGCGTCGTGGCGGTGCGTCACCCGATGCCCTATGGCGATCTCGTGAAGCAGCGCGTGCAGCGCTTCGCCACCTTCGATGACCTCGACCGGCACGAGTGCACCATCGAAGAGCGCGAGGAATACGAGCCGCACCTCAAGAACGGAACGGTCGTCTACGCCGGCGTCGATTACGGCGCCATCCTGCAGGAGGCGGAGGGCGAGGCCGACGTCATCGTCTGGGACGGCGGCAACAACGACCTGCCCTTCTACAAGCCGGACGTCGAGATCGTCGTGGTCGACCCGCACCGCCCGGGGCACGAGATCCAGTACCATCCCGGGGAAGCCAACTTCCGCCGCGCCTCGTGCCTGATCATCAACAAGATCGACACGGCCGACAAGAAGGGGATCGAGGACGTCAAGGCGAACATCGCCCGCTACAACCCGAAGGCTCTGGTCGTCGAGGCCGCGTCCCCCGTCACCGTGGAGGACCCGGCCGCCATCCGCGGCAAGCGCGTCCTGGTGGTGGAGGACGGCCCCACGCTGACGCACGGCGAGATGGGATACGGGGCCGGTGTCATCGCCGCGCAGCGCTTCGGCGCGGCGTCGATCGTCGATCCGCGCAGCGCCGCGGTCGGTTCGATCGCGGCGACCTTCCGCAAGTATCCGGGGATCGGCACGCTCCTGCCGGCCGTGGGGTACGGCGAAAAGCAGATGGACGAGCTGAAGCAGACCATCGACAAGGTGGATTGCGACCTGGTGCTGATCGCCACGCCCATCGATTTGCGCCGGGCCATCCACTTCGAGAAGCCGGCGCTGCGCGTCACCTACGAGCTGCAGGAGATCGGCAAGCCGGACCTGGACGACGTCCTGGCGAAGCTGCCTTAA
- the rpsI gene encoding 30S ribosomal protein S9 — translation MSVMQYYATGRRKTSTARVYLRAGSGTMQVNRRPLDTYFHTDALKRVVREPLVLTETQGKFDVLVNVAGGGEAGQAGAVRHGIARALVQFEPALRARLKEAGFLTRDSRVKERKKYGQRGARARFQFSKR, via the coding sequence ATGTCGGTGATGCAGTATTACGCGACGGGCAGGAGAAAGACCTCCACAGCACGGGTCTATCTGCGGGCCGGTTCGGGGACCATGCAGGTCAACCGCAGGCCGCTGGACACGTACTTCCACACCGACGCGTTGAAGCGCGTCGTGAGGGAGCCGCTGGTCCTGACCGAGACGCAGGGGAAGTTCGACGTCCTCGTGAACGTGGCGGGCGGCGGCGAAGCGGGGCAGGCGGGGGCCGTGCGGCACGGGATCGCCCGGGCCCTGGTGCAGTTCGAGCCGGCGCTGCGCGCCCGGCTGAAAGAGGCGGGATTCCTCACGCGCGACTCGCGCGTGAAGGAGAGGAAGAAGTACGGACAGCGCGGGGCGCGCGCCCGCTTCCAGTTCTCGAAGCGCTAG
- the arcC gene encoding carbamate kinase — protein MRESRKLAVVAFGGNALIRKGQEGTQWEQLENAQATARSLIPILKDGYGLVLVHGNGPQVGNVLIQVEEAVTKVPPLSLDVCVAMSEGSIGYMLEVAVKNELRRRRLKRPGIVTLITEVVVDQRDPGFRRPTKPIGPFYPRFRAEDLMHKQGWSMVEDAGRGWRKVVPSPRPLEVVQSEAIRSAVRDGRIVIAGGGGGIPVYRTKEGDLRGVEAVIDKDYTASLIASDLGADLFVILTGVDHVSIRFGRPDQKAIRTMDLDEARAHQTGGEFPEGSMGPKIRAAIEFVQATGREVLITSSARLLEAVHGTGGTRIVPTAGGRRRSRT, from the coding sequence ATGCGGGAATCGAGGAAGCTAGCTGTCGTCGCCTTCGGCGGCAACGCGCTCATCCGGAAGGGCCAGGAAGGGACGCAATGGGAGCAGCTCGAGAACGCGCAGGCCACGGCGCGCTCGCTGATCCCGATCCTCAAGGACGGCTACGGCCTGGTCCTGGTGCACGGCAACGGACCCCAGGTCGGAAACGTCCTGATCCAGGTCGAGGAGGCGGTGACCAAGGTGCCGCCCCTGTCCCTGGACGTCTGCGTGGCGATGTCCGAGGGGAGCATCGGCTACATGCTGGAGGTGGCGGTCAAGAACGAGCTCAGACGGAGGCGTCTGAAGCGTCCCGGCATCGTCACGCTGATCACGGAGGTGGTCGTCGATCAGCGCGACCCCGGGTTCCGCAGACCGACGAAGCCGATCGGGCCGTTCTACCCGCGCTTCCGCGCCGAGGATCTGATGCACAAGCAGGGATGGTCGATGGTCGAGGACGCCGGCCGCGGCTGGCGCAAGGTCGTGCCGTCGCCGCGGCCGCTCGAGGTCGTGCAGAGCGAGGCGATCAGGAGCGCGGTCCGGGACGGGAGGATCGTCATCGCCGGCGGCGGCGGAGGCATCCCCGTCTATCGCACGAAGGAGGGTGACCTGCGCGGCGTGGAGGCGGTCATCGACAAAGACTACACGGCGTCGCTCATCGCCTCCGACCTCGGGGCCGACCTGTTCGTCATCCTGACGGGGGTCGACCATGTGTCGATCCGTTTCGGCAGACCGGACCAGAAGGCGATCCGGACGATGGATCTCGATGAGGCACGGGCGCATCAGACCGGCGGCGAGTTCCCGGAGGGAAGCATGGGGCCGAAGATTCGCGCCGCCATCGAGTTCGTCCAGGCGACCGGCCGCGAGGTGCTGATCACCTCGAGCGCCCGGCTGCTGGAGGCGGTGCACGGCACGGGGGGAACCCGGATCGTGCCGACGGCCGGCGGGCGGCGGAGGTCCCGGACATGA